A window of the Candidatus Brocadiaceae bacterium genome harbors these coding sequences:
- a CDS encoding (Fe-S)-binding protein: protein MIKKDWKAEIHKCAKCGKCRSICPVFIETGNESMVARGRLSLAEALRDGEIFYSEKLRESLLSCKKCLRCSSICPSDVDYDLVIQTMLDDLANHIGIWFMPRMIFRLFLTRRWLFNILLKTASIFQRLVPLKRHGAMRHLPFLLMGGRWIPPLARKSVLAKYRMPQAIKNRKMKAGFYVGCLINYVYTDIADAVIEVLNHLEVEVVIPGQQLCCGIPARSLGDTKTARKLAETNVDIFEKASVDFIVTACATCGRTLKRDYLHILGDRCQSFTNKVYDISEFIEKYFHYKAKPLNGKITYHDPCHLSWGQNIHQQPRNILKHSANFQEMENPERCCGGGGVFNLLHYDLSKKIGEHKAMAIEQSNAQIVATGCPGCQMQIEDLLAAKGSEIKCTHTVQVLRDAIVGNKE from the coding sequence ATGATTAAAAAGGATTGGAAAGCGGAAATTCATAAATGCGCCAAATGTGGTAAATGTCGCTCAATATGCCCCGTATTCATTGAAACGGGAAACGAATCTATGGTTGCAAGAGGACGTCTCAGCCTGGCAGAGGCCTTGCGCGATGGTGAAATTTTCTATTCTGAAAAACTCAGAGAGTCCCTTCTCTCCTGTAAAAAATGCCTCCGTTGCTCCAGCATATGCCCTTCCGACGTAGATTATGATCTCGTCATCCAAACCATGCTTGATGACCTGGCTAATCATATCGGAATATGGTTTATGCCCCGTATGATATTCCGGTTGTTTTTAACCAGAAGATGGCTTTTTAACATCCTTTTGAAAACAGCAAGCATTTTTCAGCGCCTTGTACCTCTGAAACGTCATGGTGCCATGCGACACCTCCCCTTTCTTCTGATGGGAGGGAGATGGATCCCCCCCCTTGCAAGAAAAAGTGTTCTGGCAAAGTATCGTATGCCACAGGCAATAAAAAACCGGAAGATGAAAGCAGGATTTTACGTCGGATGTCTTATCAACTATGTCTATACTGATATTGCCGATGCCGTAATCGAAGTATTAAACCACCTTGAAGTGGAAGTAGTTATTCCCGGACAACAACTGTGTTGCGGTATCCCTGCAAGATCATTGGGGGACACAAAAACAGCCAGAAAACTGGCGGAAACGAATGTAGATATATTTGAAAAAGCCTCAGTTGATTTTATCGTAACTGCCTGTGCTACCTGTGGCAGGACACTGAAACGTGATTACCTGCACATTTTAGGAGATCGTTGCCAAAGCTTTACCAACAAGGTATATGATATTTCAGAATTTATTGAAAAATATTTTCATTATAAAGCAAAACCCCTCAATGGAAAAATCACGTACCACGATCCCTGCCACCTCTCCTGGGGTCAAAATATTCATCAACAACCAAGAAATATTTTAAAACATTCTGCCAATTTTCAAGAGATGGAAAACCCTGAGCGATGCTGCGGAGGAGGCGGAGTCTTTAACTTGTTGCATTACGATCTTTCCAAAAAAATAGGTGAACATAAAGCAATGGCCATAGAGCAAAGCAATGCACAAATTGTGGCAACAGGTTGTCCCGGATGTCAGATGCAAATTGAAGACCTGCTTGCTGCAAAGGGGTCTGAAATAAAATGCACACACACCGTACAAGTGCTGCGAGATGCTATCGTTGGCAACAAAGAATAA
- a CDS encoding carboxymuconolactone decarboxylase family protein yields the protein MLQHQLPKKYLQIKERHEKLFHAVDTLGTVAKQEGPLDEKTAQLIQLAAAASIKSEGSVHSHARRAIEGGATPEEIYHAIILLTSTIGFPSVVAALSWADDVLGEL from the coding sequence ATGCTGCAACATCAATTGCCTAAGAAATATCTTCAGATTAAAGAACGACACGAAAAACTGTTTCATGCAGTTGATACACTTGGTACCGTCGCAAAACAGGAAGGGCCCCTTGATGAAAAGACTGCTCAGTTGATCCAGCTCGCGGCAGCCGCAAGCATCAAGTCTGAAGGTTCTGTCCATAGTCATGCCCGAAGGGCTATTGAAGGAGGGGCAACACCTGAAGAGATCTATCATGCTATTATTCTGCTGACAAGCACGATTGGGTTTCCATCTGTAGTCGCCGCACTGAGCTGGGCTGATGATGTTTTAGGAGAATTGTAA
- a CDS encoding PQQ-binding-like beta-propeller repeat protein has translation MLKCRTVFYVGFIIFLLGVFFHKSALYAQIADSPWPMFRHDPQHTGKSTSPGIKKPVLKWTFQTQGAITSSPAIGKDGTLYFGSKDKKFYAITRSGELKWVFATQREVESSPAIRSDGAILFGSWDGYLYALKPDGSVWWKYRTNGGIISSPVIDQDGTIYVGSWDKRLHAITKDGKVKWTQKTADHVASSPAIAHDGRILFGSEDYYLFSMKPEGKALWSFGTRYILDASPLIAPNGNIYVGSEDARFYVFQPDGKVAWTFDAQYDIDSSAAIDNEGTVYFGAGDNYFYAFTSDGKLKWSYETNDSIRSSPAVAADNTIYVGSGDGNLYAFQPDGHLKWIYELGSVIESSPAIDADGTVYIGAGDGKLYAIGEANK, from the coding sequence ATGTTGAAATGCAGAACGGTTTTTTATGTTGGGTTCATTATCTTTCTTCTGGGAGTTTTTTTTCACAAGTCAGCATTGTATGCGCAAATTGCTGATTCTCCCTGGCCTATGTTCAGACATGACCCGCAGCATACGGGAAAAAGTACGTCCCCGGGTATTAAAAAGCCTGTTCTGAAGTGGACGTTTCAGACGCAGGGAGCTATTACCTCTTCTCCTGCCATAGGAAAAGATGGTACTCTTTACTTTGGTTCAAAAGATAAAAAATTTTATGCCATTACCAGAAGCGGAGAATTGAAATGGGTTTTCGCAACACAAAGGGAGGTTGAATCATCACCTGCCATCAGGAGTGATGGCGCCATTCTCTTTGGGTCATGGGATGGTTATCTCTATGCTTTAAAACCAGATGGTAGTGTATGGTGGAAATATAGGACCAATGGAGGAATCATTTCTTCTCCCGTTATCGACCAGGATGGAACCATTTATGTTGGGTCATGGGATAAGAGACTTCATGCCATTACAAAGGATGGTAAAGTAAAGTGGACGCAGAAGACAGCTGATCATGTGGCTTCTTCTCCTGCAATAGCGCACGATGGCAGAATTTTGTTCGGCTCAGAAGATTACTACTTGTTTTCAATGAAACCTGAAGGCAAAGCGCTTTGGAGTTTTGGGACAAGGTATATTCTGGATGCATCTCCTCTGATTGCGCCAAACGGAAATATTTATGTTGGTTCGGAAGATGCGAGATTTTATGTTTTTCAGCCGGATGGTAAAGTAGCCTGGACTTTTGATGCTCAATACGATATTGATTCATCTGCTGCCATTGACAATGAAGGCACGGTATACTTTGGCGCTGGCGATAATTATTTTTATGCCTTTACGTCAGATGGAAAGTTAAAATGGAGCTATGAAACAAACGACTCCATTCGTTCCTCTCCCGCAGTTGCCGCGGATAACACGATTTATGTAGGCTCGGGAGATGGTAATTTATATGCTTTTCAACCTGATGGACATTTGAAGTGGATATATGAACTGGGTAGTGTAATCGAATCATCACCGGCAATTGACGCCGATGGAACTGTTTACATTGGCGCCGGTGATGGAAAACTTTACGCTATCGGTGAAGCAAATAAATAG
- the hisB gene encoding imidazoleglycerol-phosphate dehydratase HisB produces the protein MKKRTAAIKRSTKETQVELSITLDGKGISQINTGVGFLDHMLDLLTKHALFDVTINATGDRFVDDHHTVEDVGICFGLGVKEALSDKMGIRRFANASVPMQEALANIAIDISGRPALVFNAKFITEKIGNFDVELIEEFLEAFCANSGINLHVNIPYGTNSHHMAEAIFKGLAKSLEDAVRIHERVREIPSTKGVL, from the coding sequence ATGAAAAAGAGAACTGCTGCCATTAAGAGGAGTACAAAAGAAACACAGGTAGAATTGTCTATTACTCTTGACGGTAAGGGCATAAGTCAAATAAATACCGGCGTTGGTTTCCTGGATCACATGCTTGACCTGCTTACCAAGCATGCACTGTTCGATGTTACTATAAATGCGACTGGAGACCGTTTTGTGGATGATCATCATACGGTAGAAGATGTTGGGATATGTTTTGGTTTAGGAGTAAAAGAAGCGCTTAGCGACAAAATGGGAATTCGCCGTTTTGCAAATGCGAGTGTTCCTATGCAAGAGGCGCTTGCCAACATTGCCATTGATATTAGTGGCAGGCCTGCGCTGGTATTTAATGCAAAGTTTATAACAGAAAAGATTGGAAATTTTGATGTAGAACTTATTGAAGAATTCCTGGAGGCTTTTTGCGCAAATTCGGGGATAAATCTGCATGTGAATATTCCTTATGGAACCAATTCTCACCATATGGCAGAAGCTATATTTAAGGGCCTTGCAAAGTCTTTGGAAGATGCCGTTCGGATACATGAACGTGTACGGGAAATTCCATCGACAAAAGGGGTCCTTTAG
- the hisC gene encoding histidinol-phosphate transaminase: MSYFRKHIENMEGYIPGEQPKEGVYVKLNTNENPYPPSSITIDAIKDAVNGSLRLYPDPVATAVRMKVAEILGTKADRILVGNGSDDILTIVVRSFAGPGDKIVYPYPSYMLYETLTKLQDGIPCVIDFKEDYSLPDGFVVRGAKITFIANPNSPSGTMISPDEISSIASRVDGVLVVDEAYADFADANCLELVKQHSNVLILRTLSKSYSLAGIRLGFGIAHESLIQGMMKVKDSYNVDRLSISAAVAALNDQEGMRDHVRKIKATRHYLIESLQELGFFVFPSQTNFVLARCRRDVSAYTLYSQLKSRKVLVRYFNLRRLDDCLRITIGTREEIDVLLSHLKELLSAK; this comes from the coding sequence TTGAGCTATTTTAGAAAACATATTGAAAATATGGAAGGGTATATCCCGGGTGAGCAACCGAAAGAAGGTGTATACGTAAAGCTTAACACCAATGAAAATCCTTATCCTCCTTCATCGATAACCATAGATGCTATTAAAGATGCGGTGAACGGGAGCCTGCGTCTTTATCCTGACCCGGTTGCAACCGCGGTAAGGATGAAGGTCGCGGAGATATTGGGCACAAAGGCTGATCGTATTCTGGTCGGAAATGGATCAGATGACATATTAACGATAGTTGTAAGAAGTTTTGCGGGGCCTGGAGACAAAATAGTGTATCCTTATCCTTCTTATATGCTCTATGAGACTCTTACGAAATTGCAGGATGGGATTCCATGTGTCATAGATTTTAAAGAAGACTATTCTCTTCCTGATGGTTTTGTTGTAAGGGGAGCAAAGATTACATTTATTGCAAATCCTAACTCTCCGTCGGGAACAATGATTTCTCCTGATGAAATTTCTTCTATTGCTTCCAGGGTAGACGGTGTTCTCGTGGTTGATGAGGCATATGCAGATTTTGCAGATGCAAACTGTCTTGAGTTAGTTAAACAACACAGTAATGTTCTTATCCTTCGCACACTTTCGAAATCATACTCGCTGGCTGGCATTCGGTTAGGTTTTGGCATTGCTCACGAATCTCTCATTCAAGGAATGATGAAGGTAAAGGATTCCTATAATGTCGACAGATTGAGTATTTCTGCAGCGGTTGCAGCATTAAATGATCAGGAAGGCATGAGGGACCACGTACGAAAGATAAAAGCAACAAGGCACTATCTTATCGAATCTCTGCAAGAGTTGGGATTTTTTGTATTCCCATCTCAAACAAACTTTGTACTTGCCCGGTGCAGACGGGATGTTTCAGCATATACTTTGTATTCGCAATTAAAGTCTCGTAAGGTGCTCGTGAGATATTTCAACCTGAGGAGGCTGGATGATTGCCTGCGTATTACGATAGGAACGAGAGAAGAGATCGATGTGCTTCTAAGTCATCTTAAGGAACTTCTGTCTGCAAAATAG
- the hisD gene encoding histidinol dehydrogenase — protein MRILKAWRCDINKEIEGIKQQLSLLDGASSNRDTVRKIIQDVQKRGDKAITMYSKRFDAVALTPDKFRVREKEVDDAYRYISSSFIKSIQRAIKNIRRYQEHIRIHKIGPLKAHGVVLDTLYYPLESVGVYVPGGAASYPSTVLMNTIPASVAGVDKIIMTTPPREDGAIPAERLVAAREAGVHEIYKVGGAQAVAALAFGTQTIPKVDKIVGPGNIFVTLAKKEVFGYSGIDMLAGPSEVLILADEYANPSYVASDLLSQAEHAPGISILVTYSESLAERTMAEINRQIIALRRRTETMKCLDKYGIIILAKTMKQSIAISNSIAPEHLQILTRNPRTILSSIRHAGAIFLGSYTPVAIGDYIAGPSHVLPTSGTARFTSGLSVNDFLKRSSVITYSRSALKDICLDLTEISEHEGLDAHTRSVRIRLDTQTDKQAKQEPVRKKVK, from the coding sequence ATGCGGATACTGAAAGCCTGGCGATGTGATATTAATAAAGAAATTGAGGGAATTAAGCAACAATTAAGTCTTTTAGATGGTGCTTCTTCCAACAGGGATACAGTGCGGAAAATTATACAGGATGTGCAGAAACGTGGTGATAAAGCTATTACAATGTATAGCAAGCGTTTTGATGCTGTGGCTCTGACACCCGATAAATTTCGTGTTAGAGAGAAAGAAGTTGACGATGCGTATAGATATATATCGTCTTCATTTATTAAGTCTATCCAAAGGGCTATTAAAAATATACGAAGGTATCAGGAACATATACGGATTCACAAAATCGGTCCGTTAAAAGCGCATGGTGTGGTCCTTGATACATTATATTATCCTTTGGAAAGTGTGGGTGTCTATGTTCCTGGTGGCGCCGCTTCCTATCCTTCCACGGTATTAATGAATACCATACCTGCCAGTGTAGCGGGTGTGGATAAGATAATTATGACCACTCCACCACGAGAAGATGGGGCAATACCCGCGGAAAGGTTGGTCGCCGCGAGAGAAGCGGGAGTTCATGAAATATATAAGGTTGGTGGTGCGCAAGCCGTTGCGGCCCTTGCATTTGGTACTCAAACTATTCCGAAGGTAGATAAAATTGTAGGACCCGGGAATATATTTGTAACGCTTGCGAAGAAGGAAGTTTTCGGGTATTCAGGAATTGATATGCTTGCTGGTCCTAGCGAAGTGTTGATTTTAGCCGATGAATATGCAAATCCATCATATGTTGCCTCTGATTTACTTTCACAGGCTGAGCATGCACCGGGTATTTCAATCCTTGTGACTTATTCAGAGTCATTGGCAGAACGAACAATGGCGGAAATAAATCGGCAAATAATTGCACTCAGAAGGCGAACAGAAACGATGAAATGTCTGGACAAGTATGGTATTATCATTTTGGCAAAGACTATGAAGCAATCTATTGCAATTTCCAATTCGATAGCACCTGAACATTTGCAAATTCTAACACGTAATCCAAGGACAATACTATCGTCAATAAGACATGCTGGTGCGATATTTTTAGGTTCCTATACTCCCGTTGCCATAGGAGATTATATTGCAGGGCCTTCCCATGTACTTCCAACAAGTGGGACGGCTCGCTTTACCTCCGGATTATCGGTAAATGATTTTTTGAAGAGATCGAGTGTTATTACGTATTCCAGGTCGGCGCTGAAAGATATTTGTCTTGATCTGACAGAAATATCTGAGCACGAAGGTTTGGATGCGCATACACGGTCGGTCCGAATTAGGTTAGATACGCAAACAGATAAACAAGCAAAACAAGAGCCAGTAAGGAAAAAGGTAAAATAA
- a CDS encoding response regulator, protein MDNHKILFATGNLRKYGAVISYLNKHGFQNIITAADGEEALIHLKNTIPDFAILDINLPVLDGFQLCKILKSAAFSHCADIPIVLLYEMGNTGEFCQLDNMPVISLQQNRSACLASQLAKSSGSYGMLHVPFAMEDLLYLIYSKLNPEKISKDTVRKYLCKAKVMIADDDHDSTQLLRSHISEGGYEVVIEREGVGVISALEVEKPHILFIGCDVPGFNIADVLRWVKENLPETFIVILADSGLELRAIELMKAGAHDFLIKPFDVKSVPDIFVETLKKYHMNYSNKLLDEEELRLHAVVDGMIDGIILMDKNGKINLVNRVGNEILNYIDIKRTSDGSIISLDKINIEEVYDKLFARKQGSITFEIELKGDSEKHMVVIVSSISQFASENINVIGDRRKRNRLAKAFEGKNIGIIIVLRDVSREKNLQNQVVKSERLFAVSNLVAGAAHELNNPLAGIQLCTELVFNDSSISEKSKKYLTRVQKEIEQIQDVVKSLLTFTGNYTLTKARVNINEIINEIIKQKTYQFDHANIRIINLLSDTLPEISVDRHQIRRVLLNIIENACIVMDGIKDEKYLTFQTQEQEGMVKITIADTGPGIPKENLSKIFEPFFTKRPNKKNKGTGLGLSIAQSIINQHNGRICVNSEQGKGAAFVIELPC, encoded by the coding sequence ATGGATAATCACAAAATATTATTTGCGACAGGCAATTTAAGAAAGTACGGCGCTGTTATCAGTTATTTAAACAAACATGGATTTCAGAATATCATAACTGCTGCCGATGGTGAAGAGGCACTTATCCATCTGAAAAACACTATACCTGATTTTGCTATTTTAGACATAAATTTACCCGTATTGGATGGGTTCCAGTTATGTAAGATTCTGAAATCCGCTGCGTTCAGTCATTGTGCAGATATCCCGATTGTATTACTGTATGAAATGGGCAATACCGGTGAATTTTGTCAATTAGATAATATGCCTGTAATTTCTTTACAGCAAAACCGCAGCGCATGTCTGGCCTCTCAATTGGCAAAATCTTCAGGCTCTTACGGTATGCTTCATGTGCCTTTCGCAATGGAAGATCTATTGTACTTGATTTATAGTAAATTAAATCCTGAAAAAATTTCAAAAGACACAGTCAGAAAATATTTATGTAAGGCAAAGGTGATGATTGCAGATGATGATCATGACAGTACACAGCTCTTAAGATCTCATATCAGTGAAGGAGGATATGAGGTTGTTATTGAGAGAGAAGGAGTGGGTGTGATTAGCGCTTTAGAGGTGGAAAAACCACATATATTATTTATAGGCTGTGACGTCCCGGGATTCAATATTGCCGACGTACTAAGGTGGGTAAAGGAAAATTTGCCGGAGACATTCATAGTTATCTTGGCGGATAGTGGTTTGGAATTGCGGGCAATCGAACTAATGAAGGCAGGAGCTCATGATTTTCTTATAAAACCATTTGATGTGAAAAGTGTTCCTGATATTTTTGTGGAGACCCTGAAGAAGTACCATATGAATTATTCCAACAAACTCTTAGATGAGGAGGAATTAAGGCTGCATGCTGTAGTTGACGGAATGATTGATGGCATTATACTTATGGATAAAAATGGCAAGATAAATTTAGTAAACAGGGTTGGAAATGAGATTCTTAATTATATAGACATAAAGAGGACGAGTGATGGTTCTATTATAAGCCTTGATAAAATCAATATCGAAGAGGTATATGATAAATTATTTGCAAGGAAACAAGGCTCTATTACCTTTGAAATAGAGCTGAAAGGTGATAGCGAAAAACATATGGTTGTTATCGTTTCATCGATAAGCCAATTTGCAAGTGAAAATATTAATGTTATAGGGGATAGAAGGAAGAGAAACAGACTTGCAAAAGCGTTTGAAGGAAAGAATATTGGTATTATTATTGTGCTGAGAGATGTAAGCCGGGAAAAAAATTTACAGAATCAGGTGGTAAAATCAGAAAGATTGTTCGCCGTAAGTAATTTGGTCGCAGGGGCGGCGCATGAATTAAATAATCCACTGGCGGGTATTCAGCTGTGTACGGAGCTTGTTTTCAATGATTCTTCCATCAGTGAAAAATCCAAAAAATATTTAACAAGAGTTCAAAAAGAAATCGAACAAATACAGGATGTGGTAAAAAGTTTGTTGACCTTTACAGGGAATTATACCCTTACAAAAGCACGGGTCAATATAAATGAAATTATTAATGAAATCATAAAACAAAAAACCTATCAGTTTGATCATGCAAATATCAGAATTATTAATCTATTAAGTGATACGTTGCCGGAGATTTCTGTGGATAGACACCAAATACGGAGAGTATTGTTGAATATAATAGAAAATGCCTGTATTGTTATGGATGGGATAAAAGACGAAAAGTACCTGACTTTCCAAACTCAGGAGCAGGAAGGCATGGTGAAGATTACGATTGCAGATACAGGTCCTGGGATACCGAAGGAAAACCTTTCTAAGATATTTGAGCCTTTTTTTACCAAAAGACCAAACAAAAAAAATAAGGGAACGGGCTTGGGGCTTTCGATTGCGCAAAGCATTATTAACCAGCACAATGGCAGGATATGCGTTAACAGCGAACAGGGGAAAGGCGCAGCTTTTGTCATTGAATTACCCTGTTAA
- a CDS encoding VWA domain-containing protein produces the protein MYLFLYHRKVLWLKAFGQRTLIREFGRIPKIYRNYLKGISISAACCALGLVILQPNWQTTHIEYEKEGLEIIFVLDVSISMLAEDVKPNRLERAKKEISTLVRGLNDDHVGLVVFAARAYSLLPCPTKDYERVFLRILNMVNEHYVRFVPYGTNIGNAFILAADSFSKEKNKKILIFLTDGEEQILTRSQVAEAIKILLERKEIAIYVVGVGDPEKASPIPIKDKEGNMAGFEVNDEDETIYTKPNPEVLKKIAGLVGGIYQHSATGDELNSILKQVLEKHKNIAGVKKKNVIFDVSQYFLGGALALLALFFIL, from the coding sequence TTGTACCTATTCCTTTATCACAGGAAGGTTTTATGGTTAAAGGCATTCGGGCAAAGAACCCTGATACGGGAATTCGGCAGAATTCCTAAAATCTATCGAAATTACCTGAAAGGTATTAGCATTAGTGCTGCTTGTTGTGCTTTAGGGCTTGTGATTCTGCAGCCAAATTGGCAGACTACACATATCGAGTATGAAAAAGAAGGATTGGAGATTATATTTGTGCTGGATGTTTCAATCAGCATGCTTGCAGAGGATGTAAAACCTAATCGATTAGAACGTGCGAAGAAAGAAATATCAACCCTTGTTCGTGGCCTGAATGACGATCATGTGGGTTTGGTGGTGTTTGCTGCGCGAGCCTATTCACTTTTGCCCTGCCCTACGAAGGATTACGAGAGGGTTTTCTTGCGTATTTTAAATATGGTCAATGAGCATTATGTCCGATTTGTCCCCTACGGCACAAATATTGGTAATGCTTTCATTTTGGCAGCAGATAGCTTTAGTAAAGAGAAAAATAAAAAGATACTGATTTTTCTTACTGACGGTGAGGAGCAAATCCTTACGCGAAGTCAGGTTGCTGAGGCGATTAAAATACTATTGGAGAGAAAGGAAATTGCCATTTATGTTGTTGGGGTAGGAGACCCGGAAAAGGCATCTCCGATACCGATAAAAGATAAGGAAGGGAATATGGCGGGTTTTGAAGTTAATGATGAAGATGAAACAATTTACACGAAACCGAATCCAGAAGTTTTAAAAAAGATTGCTGGTTTGGTTGGTGGTATTTATCAGCATAGCGCCACAGGTGATGAATTAAATTCTATTTTAAAACAGGTTCTTGAAAAGCACAAGAATATTGCAGGTGTTAAAAAGAAAAACGTAATTTTCGATGTTTCACAATATTTTCTGGGTGGGGCATTAGCATTGTTAGCGCTCTTTTTTATTTTATAA